The Denticeps clupeoides chromosome 5, fDenClu1.1, whole genome shotgun sequence genome includes a region encoding these proteins:
- the herpud2 gene encoding homocysteine-responsive endoplasmic reticulum-resident ubiquitin-like domain member 2 protein → MDQSAGDSPVTLVIKAPNQKYDDQTINCFLNWTVEKLKKHISNVYPSKPSSKDQRLVYSGRLLQDHLQLRDVLRKQDEYHMVHLVCASQSPPESPTTPSAVNTAGTSGSGTSNSDGSGTSSNSSSNQDGTVNSDGLRRRGPTPTGTMQQPEGLAFPMQAGTAAGLPAHPAYMPMQMLWWQQMYARHYYMQYHAALAASQIPSSTAAAAPSSPSTGLSTQPVQANEPAAPMGPNPAPNPVPEEHAPNPNIQMNAQGGAVVNEDELNRDWLDWMYTVSRAAILLSIVYFYSSFGRFIMVIGAMLLVYLHQAGWFPFRPDMQNPGAGDGQQGEAEPQNDLQEMERLMDDGIEEEEGDSSEEGQDDQNSPGPPHPGFLSSAWSFISTFFTSLIPEGPPQAAN, encoded by the exons ATGGACCAAAGTGCAGGTGACAGCCCCGTCACCCTTGTCATCAAGGCACCGAACCAAAAGTACGATGACCAGACAATAAACTGTTTCTTGAACTGGACTGTGGAGAAATTGAAAAAACACATCTCCAACGTGTACCCAAGCAAGCCG TCCTCTAAGGATCAGAGGCTGGTCTACTCGGGACGGCTTCTGCAGGACCATCTTCAGTTGAGGGATGTTCTTAGAAAG CAAGATGAGTATCACATGGTCCACCTTGTCTGTGCCTCTCAAAGTCCTCCTGAGTCCCCCACCACTCCCAGTGCTGTCAACACTGCGGGTACATCAGGCTCTGGCACTTCG AATTCAGATGGCTCTGGAACCTCCTCAAACAGCTCATCCAACCAGGATGGCACCGTCAATTCTGATGGTCTAAGACGCCGTGGTCCAACTCCCACCGGCACGATGCAGCA GCCAGAGGGTCTTGCGTTTCCCATGCAGGCTGGCACAGCAGCTGGACTACCTGCACATCCAGCATACATGCCCATGCAAATGTTGTGGTGGCAACAAATGTACGCACGTCACTACTACATGCAGTa tCATGCTGCCTTGGCTGCCTCTCAGATCCCCAGttctactgctgctgctgctccatctTCTCCCAGCACTGGCCTTTCCACCCAGCCTGTCCAGGCTAATGAGCCTGCAGCCCCCATGGGGCCCAATCCCGCACCCAACCCCGTCCCTGAGGAGCATGCCCCTAACCCAAACATCCAGATGAATGCTCAGGGAGGAGCAGTAGTGAATGAGGATGAGCTCAACCGTGACTGGCTGGACTGGATGTACACTGTGTCTCGTGCTGCTATACTGCTCAGCATTGTATACTTCTACTCCTCCTTTGGACGCTTTATTATGGTGATAGGAGCCATGCTGCTTGTTTATCT GCACCAGGCAGGCTGGTTTCCCTTCAGGCCGGACATGCAGAACCCTGGAGCTGGGGATGGCCAGCAGGGGGAGGCAGAGCCACAAAATGATCTCCAGGAGATG GAGCGACTCATGGACGATGGCATtgaagaagaggagggggaCAGCAGTGAGGAAGGTCAAGATGACCAGAACAGCCCTGGTCCACCTCACCCTGGATTTCTGTCCTCAGCATGGTCCTTTATTAGCACCTTCTTCACCTCACTCATCCCTGAAGGCCCCCCTCAGGCTGCCAACTGA